The DNA window TTGATTACCCCTACTAATTCTTCTATGCCATGTTTTTCAAAAACAAGCGGATTAACTTCAATATCGTGTGTTCTTAACATGTACCTTCCACCAGTACTCCGCAATCGTTTATTAAAAAAAGCTCTATGCAGAAAGTCTTTACCAAAAATCTCTTTCGATACATTACAAACTAGTTCATACAATTTTTCATCTGTCATATCACTCTCTCCTATTAAAAAGAGATTGTCCAACGAAAAGTTCATTGGACAACTCTAATTAGTTATACTTGTTGTTCTGGCGGAAGCATAGTCAGAGCTATTCTTCCTTTATTCGCATCAAACTGTTCTACCCATACAGTTACAATATCTCCTAGAGACACAACATCAAGTGGATGTTTGACAAAACCTTTTTTCAATTTGGAGATATGCACTAGACCGTCTTGTTTTACACCAATGTCTACAAAGGCACCAAAGTCTACTACGTTTCGAACCGTTCCTTGGAGCTCCATTCCTGCTTTTAAGTCTTCTAACTTAAGTACATCTTTTTTCAATATAGGCTGCGGGAATGCTTCACGCGGATCACGCGCCGGCTTAATAAGAGTGTCTACAATATCTTTTAACGTGATTTCACCAATTTCTAACTCTCTGCTAACTTCTTCTATTGATATGTTTTTTAACGCTTCTTCTGCTTCTTTTGAGCCTATTTGATTTTTCTTCAAGCCGGCAATTTCTAATACTTGCTCTGCTGCTTTATAGCTTTCTGGATGAATTCCTGTTGCATCAAATGGATTTTTTGCGTCAGGAACACGTAAGAACCCAATTGCTTGCTCATATGTTTTCGCACCAAGACGTGGAATTTTCTTTAATTGCGCTCTAGAAGTAAATCTACCTTGTTCGTTTCGTAGGTTCACCACATTTTCTGCAACTGTTTTAGATAATCCTGAAACATATTGTAAAAGAGAAGCAGATGCAGTGTTTACATTTACTCCAACCTGGTTAACAGCAGTTTCTACTATAAAAGTGAGCGATTCCGATAATTTTTTCTGTGATACATCATGTTGATATTGGCCTACTCCTACCGCTTTAGGATCTATTTTCACTAGTTCGGCTAGTGGGTCCTGGAGTCTTCTTGCAATTGAAACTGCACTACGCTGCTCTACTTGTAAGTCTGGAAATTCATTTCTTGCTGTTTCAGAGGCAGAATAGACGCTGGCACCAGCTTCATTGACAATCACATATGCAACTTCACCTTCTACTTCTTTTAGGCAATCTACGATGAATTGTTCTGTTTCACGAGAGGCTGTTCCATTCCCTATTGCAATTAATGAAATTGGATACTTACTTATATAAGAAAGAACTTTCTTTTTAGATCCTTCTATATCCATTTTTGGTGCATGGGGATATATAGCAGAAACCTCTAATAACTTACCAGTATCATCTACTACTGCAAGCTTACACCCTGTACGATACGCGGGATCTACACCGAGAATTACTTTTCCTTTTAAAGGTTGTTGTAATAAGAGGTTACGCAAGTTTTCCGAAAAAATATGGATGGCTTGTGCTTCCGCTTTTTCTGTAAGCTCTGTTCGTATTTCACGTTCGACAGATGGCTGGATTAGTCGCTTATAAGAGTCTTCTAATGCTACCTTTACATGCTCCACAGCATCACTAGATGTATGATTGGGAATCCAGTGCGCCTGCATAACTGTTATTACTTTGTCCTGTGGGACTTGAAGACTTACTTTTAAAACATCTTCTTTTTCTCCACGGTTAAGAGCTAAAATACGATGCGGAACAATTTTTTTTACCGGTTCTTCGTAATCATAGTACATTTCAAATACTTTTTTCTCGTCTAGTTCTTCTTTTTTAACAGAGGAAATAACCTTTCCATCTGCACGTGAGATAGTTCGGATTTGTTCGCGGATTTTCGCATCATCTGCAAATTGCTCTGCTAAAATATCTCTCGCTCCCTGTAGTGCATCCTCAACAGTATGAACTTCTACTGCTTCATTCAAATATTCAGCTGCAAGTTTTTGCACTGATTCTTTTGGGAAAGTCATTACCAAATCTGCCAATGGTTCTAACCCTTTTTCTTTTGCAATTGTCGCTTTTGTTCTGCGTTTCTGCTTATAGGGGCGATATAAATCTTCTACTCGTTGAAGTACCGTTGCATTATGAATAGAAGCAGATAGTTCGTCGGTAAGTTTTCCTTGTTCGTCGATTAGTCGAATGACTTCTTCTTTTCGCTGTTCTAGCTGTTGTATGTAATTGTATCGATCTTCTACTGCTTTTATTTGAACCTCGTCTAGAGATCCAGTTTGTTCTTTTCTATATCGTGCGATAAAAGGAACTGTATTTCCTTCTTCTAATAATTTAATTACTTGTTCAGCTTGTGAAGATTTTACGCCTGTTTCTTTAGAAACGAGCTGGAGCATTTTCTTTATTTCCAAAACAAACACATCCTTTCCTTATAAGTTTTATTTTAACATACGGAGAGCTAGAGCGCTTCTAACTGGAGTCGTATCAACTGTCTAAACAGGACCAAACATATTCATCCATTAAATATGCAAAATGCCACACTCCAAACATTCCTATCATGGTTAACAGTCAGAAGTGTCAGTTTTAATAAAAAAAGCCTACCCTAGTTAACTAGAGTAAGCTTCCTACTATAAAAGTTGCGTCGTCTCCGTGTTCGATTTCCTTGTACACAGATTCGTATAGACATTTGGCATTGCATGATTCCTTTATCGTAGCTTTTGGACTTTTCATGCTTACACCGTCAGAATGAAGTAAAAATAAATCTTCCTTTGCGCAGGCATAAGTTTGTGTATTTATTTTTTGTTTTCTACCAGATAGATAACCCATGACTGGCAAAGGATAAATCATTTTACCTGTTGATCGTTGATACATGTAAAATTTAATATTCCCGACACAGCTATAAGATATCGTTTGTGCTTTATAATCTATTTTAACAAGCGCTACTGCCGCTCCTCTTTTTTGAACCATTAGCTCATTACTACGTAATAGTAATTCATCAAGAGATTCTTCCGGGTATTGCTCCAATATTTTCGGTATAATATCTGCTGATTCTTTTGCCACAGGACCGTTTCCAAGTCCATCTGCAATAGCGCAAATCATAAAGTCTTCATTTTTAGATACATAGTATGTATCTCCAGATTCTAAATTTCCCATTTTGGCTTCCTGATATACTAGCAACTCTACTTTTTTATCTGAAAAATCCTTCAATTTATTACGCCACCTGACGATAATATTGCCTGTTGCAATTTTTTAATAGCTTTACGCTGAATTCTTGAAACATGCATTTGAGAAATTCCGAGTTTATCTCCAGTTTCTTTTTGACTCAGCTGCCCGATATATGTAAGCTGAATTATTTCTTTTTCGCGTTCGGATAGTACACTTAGTGCATCGGCTACAAGTAAACGCTGATCTGTTTTTTCAAATTCTCCATCCTCGTTTCCAATTACATCAAATAACGTAATTGTACTACCGTCGGAATCTGAATCTAATGAATGGTCCATCGATAACGCTTGATAACTTTTTCCCATTTCCATTGCTTCTAGCACATCTTCTACTTCTACACTTAAGTAGTCCGCAATTTCTGGCACTAATGGAGATCGTTGAAATTCGACTGTTAAAGTTTCAACTGCTGCTCTAATACGAGGACCTAGTTCTTTTATTCTTCTAGGTACATGTATTGCCCATGTTTTATCTCGTAGAAATCGTTTGATTTCACCAATGATTGTTGGGATTGCAAAGGCCTCAAAATTCCTTCCAAAGGATGGATCATATCTTCTTATTGCACCAAGAAGTCCTAGCATCCCTACTTGAACAATGTCTTCATGATGAGATTTACCGTTTGAGTATTTACGAGCGATAGACTCAACCAACCTTTTATAATTGACTACCAAATTGGTCTGAGCCTCTTCACACTCCGTCAGTTGGTATTCTTTAATCCATTCTAATATCTTCTCTTTAGATTGTTTGTTAGGAAGTGATGTGTTCGACATTTTCATCCACCTGCTCTACTCCGACATACTTCGTCATAAATACAGTTACACCTTCTTGGTGGTGGACTTTTACTTCATCCATCAACGTCTCAATTAAATATAAACCAAGCCCGCCTTCTCGCAAAAAAGATACCTCATCTATTTCACGGTACGGACCAACTTTTGCTTTCGTCTCTTCAAAGTCAAAACTTTTCCCATGATCCGCTACCATAATTTCCATCTTATCTTTATATAATGCACATCCAATAACAATTACACCATCTTCATCTTCTGTATATGCATGTTGAACTGCATTCGTAATGGCTTCACTTGCTGCAATCTTCAAATCTTCGATATCATCATACGTAAATCCCAGACGATTTGCTAAACCCGAAATAGTAAGTCTTGCTACACTAACGTACTGCGGCTTTGCTGGCAAACGGATTTCAACATAATCAAACGGTTTCATCTATTTTCACCTCTTCGCTCACAGTTTGAATATCCATAATATCTCCAAGGCCAGTTATATCAAACAATCTTTTCAAGCGAGATGAAAGTCCAGTTAATTCCACATGCACATCTGATTCATTCACACTTTTGTAAAAGCCCACAAATACGCCTAATCCTGTACTATCCATATAGGTTACGTCTGTTAAATTTAACTCCACGTGGCGATTTTCTTTTAAATCTATCTCTGCTAATCTCTCACGAAGCATTGGTGCTGTAAATGCATCAATCTCTCCTTTAATTATCCCCTTTACTTGCATATCCTCTTGTTGTAGTTCTATCGTAATATTCATCTACTTCTCCCCCATCTTCACTATATATAGTAATCTATACCACATACTAGTTAATGATAAACATTTTCTTTATACTTTCTTGAAAATGACAAGAGTAAAATCATCTCGAAGTTCAAATTCCTGTAATTCTTCTAATCTATGAAACACAAACTCTACCATCTCCTGTGCAGATTGATCTCTTACACTTTCAATAATATCCATGACTGCTTGTGGTTCTATAAAGCCATCTTTCGAGCGACATTCCGTTACGCCATCAGTCATCATAACAATGAAGTCGCCTTTATCGAGGACAATAGAATGTTGTTCGTACTCAACGTTTGCTATGACACCAAGTAATAAGCCTTTTGCTTGTAATTCTGCAAAACTGCTAGATTTTGCACAATAAAAAAGTGGTGGCTCATGTCCAGCAGAAGCATACGTAAACTCACTTTTTAATGTATCGTATGTTCCATAAAACATAGAGATAAACATGGAGTCGCTTACGCTTTTCTCCACAATTCTGTTTATAACATCCAACACCATAATTGGATCTGTTTCTGCACCATCTAGACTGTCCATTCCATACTTAATCATCGACATACAAAGAGCGGCAGGAATTCCTTTACCGATAACATCTGCCACAGCTATTCCTACCGTTTTTTCGTCATGTAGGAAATGCGTATAGTCTCCGTTCATTTCTTTTGCTGGTACAGAAATCATACCAATATCTAATCCCTGCATTTCCGGTACTTTTGTTTTAAGTAACGTTTGTTGAACATTAGAAGCTAATTCCATTTCCATTTTAAAGTTTTGCTGTTTTTGAATTAATGCTTGATGTTCTTTAAGAGCTAGTCCATAACGAACCATTACTTCTATTAATAAATCAAAAGAATGCAAAACATTTGCTGGTAAGTCAGGAATTATTTCTTCTAAAGAAGCCTTATGTATACTAATTACTTCTTCTGGGGAAATATTCTTTTGAATAAGTTGCTTACTAAAATTTTGTCCTTCATACAAATTATGTTCTGTTTGTCTTAATGTATATTGTTCTAATATTTTTTTATATTCTTTTTTGAATTCTTGAGGCATTATTCAGTTGACCTCCTACCTAAGCCACTTTGTGGCACTAATTGTAGTACCTTCTCCTACTTCTGTTTCTATCTTAAAATCATCCATTAGACGCTTTACTCCAGGTAAACCAGCCCCAAGTCCGCCTGATGTAGTGTAGCCATCTTCCATAACCTTGCGAACATCTGGAATACCAGGACCACTATCAGATGCGATTACTAATAATCCTTTAAGTTTGCTCTCTGTAATTTGTTTGATCTCTATATTTCCTTTTCCAGCATATAAATAAATATTACGGGCAAGCTCACTTATTGCTGTTGTAATTCTAGCTTGGTCTACTGTACCGAAACCTATATCTTTCGCTTCATTTCTTCCAAGTTGTCTGGCAGCAACTATGTCCCACTCGCTGATAATATCCACAGAAGACCTTAAGTTCATATTGAATTAGGCCTCCAATTCTCGTTCTAGTTTTTCCAATCCTTTTTCTAAATCTAGAGCTGTTACCACATTTTCAAGTCTTATACCTAGTTCTATTAAGGTGATCGCAACAGCAGGTCGTATACCTGTAATGACTACTTTAGCTCCCATAAGACCCGACATGTTAATTACATCACCAAGTACTTTTGCGATGAATGAATCGATAAAATCAATTGGTGTTAAATCAATTACTACTCCTCTTGCTGCAGTTGTATGTAGCTTGTTCAATAAATCCTCTTGGAAAGCAAGAGCGGTTTGATCATCTAACTCCCACTGAATAGAAACAATTAAACAATCTCTTAGTTTTAAAATAGGAATCCTTGTCATCATTATGAGTTCACCTCTACAATTGCACGATTTGTAAGAGCAAGGGCTTGTTCAACACCTCTTTGTAAGGTACTTGTTGTTGTAAAGTCATTTAAATTTATACCAAGCGTTACTATTGTCTGGGCTATTTCTGGACGAATTCCGACTAGCATGCATTTAGCTCCAACTAAACGAACGGCATCAGCTGCTTGAATTATATGATGGGCTACCATCGTATCTACTACTGGAACACCAGTAATATCAAGTAATACTACTTCTGCTCGATGCTTCACAACACCTTGTAATAAGTTTTCCATGATTAACTTTGCACGCTCTGTGTCAATCGTCCCAACTAAAGGCATCACTGAAATTTTCTCAAAAACAGGAATAAGCGATGCAGATAGTTCTTGTAACGCTATTTTTTGTAAACTTACTGTTTTTTCCCAGACTTTTGAATACGCATCTACAATGCTATGTGTTATTGGAGTTAGCCAATTGTTCAATATTTCTCTATATGACTTATAATTACTTTCATTTAAGTACTCGGCTTTTTCTAGATTCTCATATATAACTTCCGTAAAATTAGACAACGTCTTTAATACAAAGGAAACGGACCAGCCGAATCGAACAATCTGTACGGAAAACTCATTTAATTTTCCTCTGTATGTTTCTTTTTCTTCTGTTAAACTAGAAATCATTAACTCTCCAAACTCACGAGCTGTATGATCTATTACTTGATCAGACATTACTTGAAAGAATCTATCATCTTTCTCATCTTCCATTTTGATTTTCCATTTTTCTAGTATCCCATCGATATTTTCGTGAATGTATGTTGCAATTTGTCTATTCATGTTTTATATACATCTCCTTATTGAAAATTGAAATAATAGTAGTTTTATTGTAACGAAGATTGGGGATATTTACATCTTATTAAGTTTTCCTAAGTATTCTTTTCATTAAGAATTATTTTTTATGGCTGCTGATTGTCCAATTCCCACCATTAAAATTTCACAAGAAATGCGCAAGGATTCCATTTTGCACTTGTACGTTTTTGGTTCGCTTTGGACGAAATGATCACTACATCATTACCGTGGGCTAAGTGTAGCAGGACGGAGCAGCCAAAATTGCATCTTTGGCTGCTTAGTGTATCAATAGGAAAGGGCCTATTCTTTTATTTCCATAAGCTATGGCACTTCTATTACAAGTAGCTATGGAGAGTGACGGACGAACGACTACCACACGATACGATTATCAAAAAATGCGGAGGGATGCGACTTTGTCGCATCAAGAAATCCAGGTAATGATGTAGAACTCGTACAGTTCCAAGCACTCCAAAAGCACCTATACCTAGAGTGCCTAGTCTGTTATCACCATTTTAACAAGCAATTTACTGGGTACTTTTGGTTAATCAATACGTGTTGTATTTTTTGAAATTAAAAAAACACAATGTGTATTTGTCGCTTACACACTGTGTTTTGTCTATGTATTAAAATTTCACGATACCTAAGCTAATGCCTAATGCGTGATCTACTTGATCCATTACATCTTCATCAAGATGCGTAATTTTATCTGTAAGCCTAGATTTGTCTATCGTTCGTAATTGCTCTAACAAAATAACAGAATCACGTTCAAAATCATATTCTTTTGCATTAATTTCCACATGTGTTGGTAATTTTGCTTTTTGAATTTGAGCAGTAATTGCGGCAATGATAACAGTTGGACTAAATCGATTACCAATATCATTTTGAATCACCAAAACGGGTCTGGTCCCACCTTGTTCAGACCCGATTACCGGTGACAAATCTGCAAAAAAAACGTCCCCACGTTTTACGATCAAGTTTTCATCCTCCACTTACGAGTCGCTCTGTCGTATGTTGCGCTTCATATTCTGCATGTAAACATTCCGAAGAAATGGTTAAATTAATATGAGACATTTCAACATAGCCTTTCATCATCGCTTCTCTTATGAGATTTGCCTGGCCTTTCTTCATATATTCATTTGCTTGGACACGAACAACGCTTTCCTTACCAGTTAATGATTGTTTAATGGTTTTTACTCCTCCATTAACCATTTGCATTGGAAGCTCAATAACCGCTTCCTTTTTCTTTTTATCACTTACCACAGCAAACACCTCCGACAAAACATTTCCCTATCTGACAATTTACTTCATCTTACCATTACTAGAGCTGAAATAAAAGACATAATAAGAAATGGTTAGACAAATTATGCAATTAGCACTTTTGTTTTGTCGAATAATTATTTACTGTAAATTCTCGGGATTCTAGTAGAAAATGTGCAACATATTTCATACGGTATTGTATCTAAAGTATTTGCCCATTCTTCTATGCTAATCTCTTCATTCATTTGGTTCCCTAGTAACACAACTTTCTCCCCAACATTAACTTTTTCATCTACACGTACCATACATTGATCCATACATATTTTCCCCACGATTGGCATTCTTTTTCCGTTTATTAAAACCGATTGAGTGTGCAGCTTTCTTAGTAATCCATCTGCATAACCAATTGGTAGGGTGGCAATCCATTCATCAGAATCTGCTGTATACATTGCTCCATAGCCGATAGATGTGCCTTTATTGACTTTCTTCACATGCACTACTTCCGTATGAAGTGAGAGTGCTTTTTCTAAAGGAAATGGAAGTTGTTTATTTACCCAAGAGGATGGGGCAATTCCGTACATGGATATACCAAAACGTACCGCATCCCATCTTTGACTTGGATATAGAAGAGCCGCAGCGCTATTAGAAGTATGCACGACGGCTGGTTTTTCTTTAAATAAATCGAGTAGTCTTTCAAATTTGTTCACTTGATCCATAAAGTACTGATGATCTTCTTCATCAGCAGTAGAAAAATGTGTAAACACACCCGTTACTTGCAGCCAATTTCGCTTCTGTATAAAATCGAGTGCCTCTGTTAATTCTTCGGCCTCTGTAAATCCTATCCTACCCATACCACTATCGATTTTAATATGCAATTTCAAAGGATTGTTAAAATGGCGAGTGGCAAGAAGCCACTCTAGTGAATATGCTGTTAATGTAATATTACGTTCAAATGCTTCTTGTAAAAAAGTAGCTGGTGATGCCCCAAGAACAAGAATTTCCGCAGTAATACCCGCGTCTCTTAAATGAAGAGCTTCCTCTGGTGTAGCAACAGCTAATTGGATCGCACCAGCCTGTAGAGCAGCATTTGCAACTTCAATATCCCCATGTCCATATGCATTTGCTTTTACTACAGCGATGATGTTGGTATGCTTTGGAAGCGTGTCTTTCAAATGTTTCAGATTCGATTCAATCGCTTGCAAATTTATTTCGATAAATGTTGGTCGATAGTGTTTCTGCGACATATGACTTCCCTCTTTTTCATCTATTTACACTGATTATGCTACTTGAGATTAGAAGGCGTCAATATATAATCATTTTAGGCCAGTAACAGTCATAGATGAAGCAACTTCAATCATTTCCTCTTTACTTAAAGTAGAAGATGCTATAAAGAAGGACATGCCATCTTGTTCCCAAGTAAGCGATTGATCAGTTACCGCCCCAATTGCAACTCCTAAATCTACTGGATCTCCAGGAGCAAATACAGGAATCGTTGAAGACAGAGTTGGATTACTTAGCTGTTGGACAATGGTAAAATCTTTATCTCCACTAAATGTTAATATGACTCGTTTGTCATCTTCTACCTTCAAAACTTTTTCATCTATTAAATGCACATTGTCCCATTTAATTACTGGATAATGCGTTTCAAATACAGGGTTTTCCAACTCTGCAGATGCTTCTACAGTATTTCCTTCTGCTTTCGCAGCTGGCGTTTCAATTTTGTATTCCCCCGCTGCTCGCGTTTTCCCAAGTGAAACTTGGTTAAACTTAATATGAATTTGTTCTTCTTTGTTTTCATTTAAGATAGAAACGTCCGTTGGTAGTAATGTTTTTTTATCGATATAAATCTTTTGGGAAGGCAGCATATTTTTATGATTATTCGTTGTTTTTGTTTCAAATATATACTGGTTTCCTTCTTCTTTAAATGTAGAATTTTTATCTTTCTTAATATCTTGGGCTAGAGAGCCAATTAAATACGCTTGGCTATTTTCTGTCGGCCACTTACTTTGGAACTTATACGTTTTGTTCAGAGCTGGCGTTACAACGAATACACCTTCAGTATTACGGACAATCATTTGCGTGTTTTCTGCGTTTGCATCTGACACTTTTACTCGGTAAAAATCAGGTTTTGTATGCCATACTTCCACGTCATACACTCTAGGTTCTTGCCCTGTAAGGATACTCATTTGCGCAGTTAATTCATATCCCTTTGTGTCCACCCACTTATTGCTCAACTTCTTTAAGACATCTTCTTTTGACTCCGCTCCACATGCAGATAGTACCAGGATCATTGCAAATAAAAAAAACAGTTTAGCCACTCGGCTCTTCAATCAGTCCACCCTTTCTATTATCACTGCGTTCATTCATTGTATGTAGGTGGACGACCGTTTATGATTGCAGAATTACTTGAGCAGCTGCATATTCTTTTGTATGTGTTATAGAAACAAAGCCATTTACTTGTTTTCCTTGAAAATAAAGAGATGGTTTTCCACTTATTTCTCGAAGAATTTCAATGTCGTGGAAGCTACATTCCTTCCCAATGCCCGTACCCATTGCTTTGGAAAATGCTTCTTTTGCAGCAAATCGCCCCGCTAAAAACTCTATTTGTCGTTGATCTGATAAATCGTTCATCTGTAATCTTTCTCTATCCGTCAGAATACGCTCTTCAAATTTTGACGTTTTTCCTTTAATTGATTTAATTCTATTCATTTCAGTTATATCTAGACCTATTCCAATAATCATGATTGTTTCTCCTTTCCAAATACCCTTATTAAAGGATATACTATTAGTAGAAAATTTGAGGTGAGATGATGTTTACAAGAACAGAAAGTTTTAAACAATACATTAAATTATATCCAGTTGTCTCTACTTTGCTGGCATTAAACATTGCTATTTATATTTTGACAAGTATGCCGATAATCGGAAATCAATTATTTAACTTAGGTGTTCATTTTAACTTACTTATTAGTGAAGGCGAATACTGGCGTTTAGTTACACCAATATTTTTGCACGCTTCTCTCTCACATTTATTATTTAATATGTTCTCTTTGTTTATTTTTGGACCAGAGCTTGAACAAATTGCTGGAAAAGCACGTTTCTTAACTATTTATTTGTTAGCAGGTCTAATTGGGAATGTGGCTACTTATTTAATACATGATTGGAATTACACGAGCGTTGGTGCAAGTGGTGCAATTTATGGAATGCTCGGAGCTTTTGCTGCTTTAGTTTATTATACGAAAAATTTCTTACCACAGTTAAAACAAATCATTATACCAATTATCGTTATTGGAGTTATCATGACTTTTATTCAACCAGGCATTAATACAACCGCTCATATCGCGGGTTTAATTACTGGATTTGTTATCGGAATTATTTATTTCCATCCTAAACGAATCGCTGCTTGGAAGAAACGTAGAAATAAATTTAAATCCGTCTAATCTAGAAAGAACAGCCTTTACTTTACGTAAGAGGCTGTTCTTTTTCTATGTCTA is part of the Psychrobacillus sp. FSL H8-0483 genome and encodes:
- a CDS encoding anti-sigma regulatory factor, with protein sequence MNLRSSVDIISEWDIVAARQLGRNEAKDIGFGTVDQARITTAISELARNIYLYAGKGNIEIKQITESKLKGLLVIASDSGPGIPDVRKVMEDGYTTSGGLGAGLPGVKRLMDDFKIETEVGEGTTISATKWLR
- the rsbW gene encoding anti-sigma B factor RsbW, giving the protein MKPFDYVEIRLPAKPQYVSVARLTISGLANRLGFTYDDIEDLKIAASEAITNAVQHAYTEDEDGVIVIGCALYKDKMEIMVADHGKSFDFEETKAKVGPYREIDEVSFLREGGLGLYLIETLMDEVKVHHQEGVTVFMTKYVGVEQVDENVEHITS
- the alr gene encoding alanine racemase; protein product: MSQKHYRPTFIEINLQAIESNLKHLKDTLPKHTNIIAVVKANAYGHGDIEVANAALQAGAIQLAVATPEEALHLRDAGITAEILVLGASPATFLQEAFERNITLTAYSLEWLLATRHFNNPLKLHIKIDSGMGRIGFTEAEELTEALDFIQKRNWLQVTGVFTHFSTADEEDHQYFMDQVNKFERLLDLFKEKPAVVHTSNSAAALLYPSQRWDAVRFGISMYGIAPSSWVNKQLPFPLEKALSLHTEVVHVKKVNKGTSIGYGAMYTADSDEWIATLPIGYADGLLRKLHTQSVLINGKRMPIVGKICMDQCMVRVDEKVNVGEKVVLLGNQMNEEISIEEWANTLDTIPYEICCTFSTRIPRIYSK
- a CDS encoding anti-sigma factor antagonist (This anti-anti-sigma factor, or anti-sigma factor antagonist, belongs to a family that includes characterized members SpoIIAA, RsbV, RsfA, and RsfB.), whose amino-acid sequence is MNITIELQQEDMQVKGIIKGEIDAFTAPMLRERLAEIDLKENRHVELNLTDVTYMDSTGLGVFVGFYKSVNESDVHVELTGLSSRLKRLFDITGLGDIMDIQTVSEEVKIDETV
- a CDS encoding PP2C family serine/threonine-protein phosphatase; this translates as MKDFSDKKVELLVYQEAKMGNLESGDTYYVSKNEDFMICAIADGLGNGPVAKESADIIPKILEQYPEESLDELLLRSNELMVQKRGAAVALVKIDYKAQTISYSCVGNIKFYMYQRSTGKMIYPLPVMGYLSGRKQKINTQTYACAKEDLFLLHSDGVSMKSPKATIKESCNAKCLYESVYKEIEHGDDATFIVGSLL
- a CDS encoding transcriptional regulator produces the protein MVSDKKKKEAVIELPMQMVNGGVKTIKQSLTGKESVVRVQANEYMKKGQANLIREAMMKGYVEMSHINLTISSECLHAEYEAQHTTERLVSGG
- a CDS encoding Tex family protein translates to MEIKKMLQLVSKETGVKSSQAEQVIKLLEEGNTVPFIARYRKEQTGSLDEVQIKAVEDRYNYIQQLEQRKEEVIRLIDEQGKLTDELSASIHNATVLQRVEDLYRPYKQKRRTKATIAKEKGLEPLADLVMTFPKESVQKLAAEYLNEAVEVHTVEDALQGARDILAEQFADDAKIREQIRTISRADGKVISSVKKEELDEKKVFEMYYDYEEPVKKIVPHRILALNRGEKEDVLKVSLQVPQDKVITVMQAHWIPNHTSSDAVEHVKVALEDSYKRLIQPSVEREIRTELTEKAEAQAIHIFSENLRNLLLQQPLKGKVILGVDPAYRTGCKLAVVDDTGKLLEVSAIYPHAPKMDIEGSKKKVLSYISKYPISLIAIGNGTASRETEQFIVDCLKEVEGEVAYVIVNEAGASVYSASETARNEFPDLQVEQRSAVSIARRLQDPLAELVKIDPKAVGVGQYQHDVSQKKLSESLTFIVETAVNQVGVNVNTASASLLQYVSGLSKTVAENVVNLRNEQGRFTSRAQLKKIPRLGAKTYEQAIGFLRVPDAKNPFDATGIHPESYKAAEQVLEIAGLKKNQIGSKEAEEALKNISIEEVSRELEIGEITLKDIVDTLIKPARDPREAFPQPILKKDVLKLEDLKAGMELQGTVRNVVDFGAFVDIGVKQDGLVHISKLKKGFVKHPLDVVSLGDIVTVWVEQFDANKGRIALTMLPPEQQV
- a CDS encoding STAS domain-containing protein; protein product: MMTRIPILKLRDCLIVSIQWELDDQTALAFQEDLLNKLHTTAARGVVIDLTPIDFIDSFIAKVLGDVINMSGLMGAKVVITGIRPAVAITLIELGIRLENVVTALDLEKGLEKLERELEA
- a CDS encoding STAS domain-containing protein, with protein sequence MNRQIATYIHENIDGILEKWKIKMEDEKDDRFFQVMSDQVIDHTAREFGELMISSLTEEKETYRGKLNEFSVQIVRFGWSVSFVLKTLSNFTEVIYENLEKAEYLNESNYKSYREILNNWLTPITHSIVDAYSKVWEKTVSLQKIALQELSASLIPVFEKISVMPLVGTIDTERAKLIMENLLQGVVKHRAEVVLLDITGVPVVDTMVAHHIIQAADAVRLVGAKCMLVGIRPEIAQTIVTLGINLNDFTTTSTLQRGVEQALALTNRAIVEVNS
- the sigB gene encoding RNA polymerase sigma factor SigB, translating into MSNTSLPNKQSKEKILEWIKEYQLTECEEAQTNLVVNYKRLVESIARKYSNGKSHHEDIVQVGMLGLLGAIRRYDPSFGRNFEAFAIPTIIGEIKRFLRDKTWAIHVPRRIKELGPRIRAAVETLTVEFQRSPLVPEIADYLSVEVEDVLEAMEMGKSYQALSMDHSLDSDSDGSTITLFDVIGNEDGEFEKTDQRLLVADALSVLSEREKEIIQLTYIGQLSQKETGDKLGISQMHVSRIQRKAIKKLQQAILSSGGVIN
- a CDS encoding type II toxin-antitoxin system PemK/MazF family toxin, producing MIVKRGDVFFADLSPVIGSEQGGTRPVLVIQNDIGNRFSPTVIIAAITAQIQKAKLPTHVEINAKEYDFERDSVILLEQLRTIDKSRLTDKITHLDEDVMDQVDHALGISLGIVKF
- a CDS encoding PP2C family protein-serine/threonine phosphatase: MPQEFKKEYKKILEQYTLRQTEHNLYEGQNFSKQLIQKNISPEEVISIHKASLEEIIPDLPANVLHSFDLLIEVMVRYGLALKEHQALIQKQQNFKMEMELASNVQQTLLKTKVPEMQGLDIGMISVPAKEMNGDYTHFLHDEKTVGIAVADVIGKGIPAALCMSMIKYGMDSLDGAETDPIMVLDVINRIVEKSVSDSMFISMFYGTYDTLKSEFTYASAGHEPPLFYCAKSSSFAELQAKGLLLGVIANVEYEQHSIVLDKGDFIVMMTDGVTECRSKDGFIEPQAVMDIIESVRDQSAQEMVEFVFHRLEELQEFELRDDFTLVIFKKV